In the genome of Pempheris klunzingeri isolate RE-2024b chromosome 11, fPemKlu1.hap1, whole genome shotgun sequence, one region contains:
- the LOC139210251 gene encoding uncharacterized protein, whose product MAAVGHAQSMDLLDRLEIYIPVEAEVKTIPLWSLPNSVLRRMSLPLSDSEGSGKLAESPQGIWICPAVLRRKGQKLAPQTGKSATDNMSSLVATAVQAGTGPVRMSFVSSNRAAYKVLKDCMPGRKVSAETPLLPPGSALRTYHHAVIIYHGCIFLSIRKPKRKTVEPQPTSLSSFPSTSGVSSESRRKELLDINRLKKKPTTSTVTHSENRKDVTHQRRDVSSSKTACAVLQSADGVHRPDSRRQGDAGGEQPAAGPDPVCLQPRGEQEEMARCDGEIQNLGSEETESTNQNNVVGIIEQSSSQSWSSREYQGAACASTSLYPEFDYKELEHQEELNLIKAKLKMANDNLQKKKSE is encoded by the exons ATGGCTGCTGTG GGACATGCACAGAGCATGGATCTCCTTGACAGGCTGGAAATTTACATCCCAGTGGAGGCTGAGGTGAAAACCATCCCCCTGTGGAGTTTACCAAACTCAGTCCTCAGACGAATGAGCCTGCCCCTGTCTGACTCTGAGGGCTCCGGGAAACTGGCAGAATCTCCACAGGGCATATGGATTTGTCCCGCAGTCCTACGGAGGAAAGGCCAGAAGCTGGCCCCCCAAACAGGAAAGAGTGCAACAGACAACATGTCCTCTCTGGTGGCGACAGCGGTTCAGGCCGGGACAGGGCCCGTCCGAATGTCTTTTGTCTCCTCCAACCGTGCAGCTTACAAGGTGCTGAAGGACTGCATGCCTGGGAGGAAAGTCTCTGCAGAAACACCCCTGTTACCCCCAGGCTCAGCACTGCGGACCTACCATCATGCTGTTATCATCTACCACGGATGCATTTTCCTGTCCATTAGGAAGCCCAAACGAAAGACAGTGGAGCCACAGCCAACTTCCCTGTCTTCTTTTCCTTCGACATCAGGCGTCTCATCTGAAAGCCGGAGGAAG GAGCTGCTAGATATCAACAGGCTCAAGAAGAAACCCACCACATCTACAGTAACgcacagtgaaaacaggaaagaTGTTACGCACCAGAGAAGGGATGTATCGTCATCCAAGACAGCATGTGCTGTCCTTCAGTCCGCCGACGGCGTGCACAGACCGGACAGCCGTCGTCAAGGGGATGCAGGGGGagagcagcctgcagcaggCCCAGATCCAGTGTGTTTGCAGCCCCggggggagcaggaggagatggCCCGCTGTGACGGAGAGATACAGAACCTGGGCAGTGAGGAAACAGAGAgcacaaatcaaaacaatgtTGTTGGTATCATAGAGCAAAGTAGCAGCcagagctggagcagcagagagtaTCAGGGGGCCGCCTGTGCCTCCACATCACTGTACCCAGAGTTTGACTATAAGGAGCTGGAACATCAGGAGGAACTCAATCTAATAAAGGCCAAACTCAAGATGGCTAACGacaatctgcaaaaaaaaaagtcagagtGA
- the igf3 gene encoding insulin-like growth factor 3, producing MDLTVLITSSFLKWRFSSQPQVLCVRMCMFYSTMCLAGWPLSSEAAALRCGSDLLSDLIFVCGDRGIYFGKGTRSGYSARPKRKGIVDQCCRPAGCELKLLEMYCAKPKSQQHTTAYPATTTAPQTTTLSDTEQQFQAIFQRRLLEHLGAPDSPKREAYRKKTQPLPRRKSKVSSSRRKIRPQSTTSRPPSASGSPLETTTTLES from the exons ATGGATTTAACTGTCTTGATCACAAGCTCTTTCTTAAAGTGGCGTTTTTCTTCTCAACCTCAGGTTCTGTGTGTTCGGATGTGCATGTTCTACTCCACCATGTGCCTGGCAGGCTGGCCGCTCTCCTCAGAGGCTGCTGCACTCCGCTGTGGTTCTGACCTCCTCAGTGACCTCATATTTGTGTGTGGGGACCGTGGAATCTATTTCG GTAAAGGCACACGGTCTGGTTACAGTGCTCGGCCCAAAAGGAAGGGAATTGTGGACCAGTGTTGTCGGCCAGCTGGCTGTGAACTTAAGCTCCTGGAGATGTACTGTGCTAAACCGAAGAGCCAGCAGCACACCACAGCTTACCCAGCCACCACCACAGCCCCACAAACCACCACACTGTCAGACACG GAGCAGCAGTTCCAAGCGATATTTCAGAGGAGACTCTTGGAGCACCTGGGGGCTCCCGACAGTCCAAAGAGAGAAGCTtatagaaagaaaacacagccgCTGCCTCGACGGAAAAGCAAAGTTTCATCATCACGCAGGAAGATTAGGCCACAGAGCACAACCAGCAGGCCTCCTTCAGCTTCTGGGAGTCCCCTTGAGACCACGACGACACTCGAGTCATGA
- the renbp gene encoding N-acylglucosamine 2-epimerase, translating to MSAVKLREWREQISKELDNAVDFWLKHSHDTVHGGFFTCIGRDGEVYDELKYVWLQGRQVWMYCRLYRTMDRFHKPEILEAAKAGGAFLRKFARVPSSTSGPWKCAFCLTRDGKPVKIQRTIFSECFYVMAMDELSRVTGDEDMQLEAEQMMEQLVHWVQRDSSGLGRPKLPGDVPTNSMAVPMMLLCLVQQLTDGRGQEVVHKYRELSSWCVQQILQHIQRDGTAILENVSAEGAELPGCHGRLQNPGHAMEAGWFLLQYSAEQGDEELQRTAINKFVELPYHYGWDKVNGGLFSFLDVDGLCPTQLEWSMKMWWPHCEALIAFLMAYSQTKKPELLERFSQVYEYTFSHFPDAKSGEWFGYLAQDGKVALDFKGGPFKGCFHVPRCLYMCERILDDLMANKD from the exons ATGTCTGCGGTGAAGCTGAGGGAGTGGCGGGAGCAGATCTCCAAAGAACTGGACAACGCAGTGGACTTCTGGCTCAAACACTCTCATGACACCGTACATGG AGGCTTCTTCACTTGTATTGGGAGGGACGGGGAGGTTTATGATGAGCTGAAGTACGTGTGGCTGCAGGGCAGACAG GTGTGGATGTATTGTCGCCTGTACCGAACCATGGATCGCTTCCACAAGCCTGAAATCCTTGAAGCAGCAAAAGCTG GGGGTGCCTTCCTGAGAAAGTTTGCCCGTGTCCCCAGCAGCACTAGTGGGCCGTGGAAGTGTGCCTTCTGCTTAACAAGAGATGGTAAACCTGTCAAAATTCAGAGGACTATATTCAGTGAGTGCTTCTACGTCATGGCCATGGATGAACTGAGCAGGGTCACTGGTGACGAGGACATGCAG CTGGAAGCTGAACAGATGATGGAGCAGTTAGTCCACTGGGTTCAGAGGGACTCGTCGGGCCTTGGCCGGCCAAAGCTTCCCGGAGATGTTCCCACCAACAGCATGGCAGTTCCCATGATGCTGTTGTGTCTGGTGCAACAGCTAACTGATGGTCGGGGACAGGAGGTGGTTCACAAGTACAGAGAGCTGAGCAGCTGGTGTGTACAGCAGATTCTACAACATATCCAG AGGGACGGCACAGCTATTTTGGAGAACGTGTCAGCGGAGGGAGCGGAGCTGCCGGGTTGCCATGGTCGTCTGCAGAACCCAG GCCACGCCATGGAGGCAGGCTGGTTCCTGCTTCAGTACAGTGCAGAGCAGGGGGACGAGGAGCTCCAGAGGACCGCCATCAACAAGTTTGTGGAGCTCCCTTATCACTACGGCTGGGATAAAGTGAACGGTGGCCTCTTCTCCTTTCTGGATGTGGACGGTCTCTGCCCCACACAG TTGGAGTGGAGTATGAAGATGTGGTGGCCTCACTGTGAGGCTCTCATCGCCTTCCTGATGGCCTACAGCCAAACCAAGAAGCCAGAGCTGCTCGAGAGATTCTCCCAAGTTTATGAATACACCTTTAGCCAT TTTCCTGATGCTAAGAGCGGCGAGTGGTTTGGCTATTTGGCACAAGATGGGAAGGTAGCTCTGGATTTTAAAGGAGGCCCCTTTAAAG GGTGCTTCCACGTGCCTCGCTGCCTGTACATGTGTGAGCGTATTCTGGATGATCTGATGGCTAACAAGGACTGA